A window from Micromonospora terminaliae encodes these proteins:
- a CDS encoding excisionase family DNA-binding protein has product MERATSALMLTVEEAAQQLRIGRTQMFALIKSQQVSSVKIGRSRRVPRAALDTYVEQLGDEQHGAAA; this is encoded by the coding sequence GTGGAACGGGCCACCAGCGCCTTGATGCTGACGGTCGAGGAGGCCGCCCAGCAGTTGCGGATCGGCCGAACGCAGATGTTCGCCCTCATCAAGTCTCAGCAGGTCAGCTCGGTGAAGATCGGCCGCAGTCGCCGCGTGCCGCGTGCCGCCCTCGACACCTACGTAGAGCAGCTCGGCGACGAGCAACACGGAGCCGCCGCGTGA
- a CDS encoding HNH endonuclease, which translates to MTSLGTLVALLPEVLPLDVREAIDRCAACQHPGELHFVPARRPWRCTYCNCPGVQHRALAEYAERRSNVRRVSLPASLRARVIARDGMRCRYCDRRVHLRRSGPGRLHIDHVEPYSLVRRHTLDNLVVSCQRCNLSKGADPLVKPRPLPLEAA; encoded by the coding sequence GTGACTTCCCTTGGCACCCTTGTCGCTCTGCTGCCCGAGGTGCTGCCGCTCGACGTACGCGAGGCGATCGACCGTTGCGCAGCCTGCCAGCACCCCGGCGAGCTCCATTTCGTGCCGGCGCGCCGGCCGTGGCGCTGCACCTACTGCAACTGCCCGGGGGTTCAGCATCGCGCCCTCGCGGAGTACGCCGAGCGGCGTTCGAACGTCCGGCGAGTCTCGCTTCCCGCCTCGCTGCGCGCCCGGGTCATCGCCCGGGATGGGATGCGCTGCCGGTACTGCGACCGCCGAGTGCACCTCCGGCGCAGTGGTCCGGGCCGCCTCCACATCGACCACGTCGAGCCGTACTCGCTGGTTCGGCGGCACACCCTCGACAACCTCGTCGTGAGCTGCCAGCGCTGCAACCTCTCGAAGGGCGCAGATCCGCTCGTCAAGCCGCGACCCCTGCCATTGGAGGCGGCCTGA
- a CDS encoding DUF3987 domain-containing protein, translated as MTPAIDRIIDALRDATGLVRQSGGQWQARCPAHEDRNPSLSVRPIEGSVLLHCHAGCDTLDVLAAINMTPRDLYDEPSGNELARYQYTDATGRPTRTVHRLDGKRFTQSGDKRVCQLYRLPKVVEAVTFGRTIYLVEGEKDVHAIESLGEVATTGPQGAENFGKVDVSPLKGARVVAIVDRDAAGEKWAALVRQRLAGYAAELTLVEAAEGKDAADHIASGRTLAELVERPEPDPAGQWDDPLPLGWQADLPPFPIDALPPTLARFVRGLALEVQTPADLPGSVVLGILAACVGGRVVVVVRRGWHEPTNLFVVPVMPPGSRKSAVIAVCRRPLTEAEMALAERVAQVIIDRRTEREIREQYADAAKRVAAKDGDPVKIMEAQEAVRAAEQVTVPSWPRLSASDATPEALITLLANQGGRIAAISAEAGIFTALTGRYSKTPNLDPILMAHAGDAILVDRRGREPERVDAPALTLVASIQPFALREMVERPDFGGRGVLARILWALPVDNTGHRDVEPPEMPERDREAYQALIYDLALSMAERDAPALVVLSEAARKVHLEYHRTVERRLRRGGELGADLVREWGSKLAGAVARIAGCLHAASAPLGDPISEATMRAAVELGDYYQAHAVAALAPGGDDKETSNARLLLAWLIDRGLTRFKLRDLQRTGPKSLRKAPDARPVLDDLTEKGWIREHQDGGWEVHPHAGRLLKAGDTGDRGDNPSVSAGQSLPHPVAPAVAPAGDTGDNIAPDAWSVARVAPAGDNPGDTSPHPLSSGNAELVAPVAPVAPLWPDTDDTCPSCRWPLDSSAHYQNCEATR; from the coding sequence GTGACCCCCGCCATCGACCGCATCATCGACGCGCTGCGCGACGCCACCGGCCTGGTTCGCCAGTCCGGCGGCCAGTGGCAGGCGCGATGCCCGGCGCACGAGGACCGGAACCCGAGCCTGTCCGTGCGGCCGATCGAGGGGTCGGTGCTGCTGCACTGCCACGCCGGCTGCGACACGCTCGACGTGCTGGCCGCCATCAACATGACGCCGCGCGACCTGTACGACGAGCCGAGCGGCAATGAGTTGGCTCGCTACCAGTACACCGACGCCACTGGCCGTCCCACCCGGACCGTGCACCGGCTCGACGGCAAGCGGTTCACGCAGTCCGGTGACAAGCGGGTCTGCCAGCTGTACCGGCTGCCCAAGGTGGTCGAGGCCGTCACGTTCGGCCGCACCATCTATCTGGTCGAGGGCGAGAAGGACGTGCACGCCATCGAATCGCTGGGCGAGGTCGCCACCACTGGCCCGCAGGGTGCGGAGAACTTCGGCAAGGTCGACGTCTCCCCGCTCAAGGGTGCCCGGGTCGTGGCCATTGTCGACCGGGACGCCGCCGGCGAGAAGTGGGCGGCGCTGGTCCGCCAGCGCCTCGCCGGGTACGCCGCCGAGTTGACGCTCGTCGAGGCCGCCGAGGGCAAGGACGCCGCTGACCACATCGCCAGCGGCCGGACCCTCGCCGAGCTGGTCGAGCGGCCTGAGCCCGACCCTGCCGGCCAGTGGGACGACCCGCTGCCGCTGGGCTGGCAGGCCGACCTGCCGCCGTTCCCTATCGACGCCCTACCCCCAACCCTGGCCCGGTTCGTCCGCGGCCTGGCGCTCGAGGTGCAGACGCCGGCGGATCTGCCCGGGTCGGTGGTGCTCGGCATCCTCGCCGCCTGCGTCGGTGGCCGGGTCGTCGTCGTGGTGCGTCGAGGCTGGCACGAGCCGACGAACCTGTTCGTCGTGCCGGTCATGCCGCCCGGCTCCCGCAAGAGCGCCGTCATCGCCGTGTGCCGCCGACCGCTGACCGAGGCCGAGATGGCCCTCGCCGAGCGGGTCGCGCAGGTCATCATCGACCGGCGCACCGAGCGGGAGATCCGCGAGCAGTACGCCGACGCGGCGAAGCGGGTTGCGGCCAAGGACGGCGACCCCGTAAAGATCATGGAGGCGCAGGAAGCCGTACGAGCCGCCGAGCAGGTCACCGTTCCGTCGTGGCCCCGGTTGAGCGCCAGCGACGCCACCCCGGAAGCCCTCATCACGCTGCTGGCCAACCAGGGCGGTCGCATCGCCGCCATCTCCGCTGAGGCGGGCATCTTCACTGCGCTGACCGGCCGCTACAGCAAGACGCCCAACCTCGACCCGATCCTGATGGCCCACGCCGGTGACGCGATCCTCGTCGACCGACGCGGCCGGGAACCGGAGCGGGTCGACGCCCCGGCGCTGACGCTGGTCGCGTCCATCCAGCCGTTCGCGCTGCGCGAGATGGTCGAGCGGCCCGACTTCGGCGGCCGGGGCGTGCTCGCCCGGATCCTCTGGGCGCTGCCCGTCGACAACACCGGCCACCGGGACGTCGAGCCGCCGGAGATGCCCGAGCGGGACCGAGAGGCGTACCAGGCCCTCATCTACGACCTGGCGCTGTCCATGGCCGAGCGGGACGCCCCCGCCCTGGTCGTGCTCAGCGAGGCGGCCCGGAAGGTGCACCTGGAGTACCACCGCACCGTCGAGCGTCGCCTGCGCCGCGGCGGTGAACTCGGCGCCGACCTGGTCCGCGAGTGGGGATCCAAGTTGGCCGGTGCTGTCGCCCGCATCGCCGGGTGCCTGCACGCCGCGAGCGCGCCGCTCGGCGATCCCATCAGCGAGGCCACCATGCGTGCCGCCGTCGAGCTCGGCGACTACTACCAGGCTCACGCCGTCGCGGCCCTCGCCCCCGGTGGCGACGACAAGGAGACGAGCAACGCCCGGCTGCTGCTGGCCTGGCTGATCGACCGGGGGCTCACGCGATTCAAGCTGCGCGACCTCCAGCGCACCGGGCCCAAGTCGCTGCGTAAGGCACCCGACGCCCGGCCGGTCCTCGACGACCTGACCGAGAAGGGCTGGATCCGCGAGCACCAAGACGGCGGGTGGGAGGTGCACCCGCACGCCGGCCGACTGCTGAAGGCGGGCGACACGGGCGACAGGGGCGACAACCCGAGCGTTTCCGCAGGTCAGAGCCTGCCGCACCCTGTCGCCCCCGCTGTCGCCCCGGCGGGCGACACGGGCGACAACATCGCCCCGGACGCATGGTCTGTCGCCCGTGTCGCCCCGGCGGGCGACAACCCGGGCGACACCTCGCCGCACCCGCTGAGCAGCGGAAACGCCGAACTTGTCGCCCCTGTCGCCCCTGTCGCCCCGCTCTGGCCGGACACCGACGACACCTGCCCCTCCTGCCGCTGGCCGCTCGACTCCAGCGCGCACTACCAGAACTGCGAGGCCACCCGATGA
- a CDS encoding FtsK/SpoIIIE domain-containing protein, translated as MTTLPIEYDDERHIIEADQVGGAVDPADRRATFADVVSRTDARRPIVPAALRNPDARRALVRWSAGYGGHTALYHLTRSPKYAAKVAVYAPRGAWRASAAVLWWAVGGRENFQLRQEAASKNDPHTWQQLDRRREKASGARWWVVGAAVVLLAALLVGVEVAGMPPVGWWAAVVGLVLLAAHYGRPADKPIVDRVTTKAAFTKLTGEMVRNAVVALSIGVKEPGQITFPPPGIHKDGPGWLARFNLPGAIVATTVLEKRDNLAAALRLPVDQVWPEVGPDHPGQVDLWVGYQPSSKMGQPRWALAGDTARTSIFEPQPFGTDARQRPVSTVLFERNVLIGGQPGSGKSYAARTLATIAALDPTCELKIAEFKGTGDFLDMAPLCSTYACGVDDEALSTGRDVIAWALAECERRGERIKRARERGEAPLGKVTPELAAKRGSGLHPVFILLDEVHELFLAYPDAADMAERVAKRGRALGIILVLATQIADRDSVPPNITRCVVTRWCLSVGGQVENDMILGTGAYKRGLTATVYQPGVDAGWGVITGNGKAGSVRSFFPDPKTAAAIVARAAQLRGQVIGEDVERVEARDMLADARAVLRPGESGVPWAVLAERLAELAPEMYAGITADMVRESLARYGVDSQDVKVGRKNIKGARRTSLDAAQQRREIEAE; from the coding sequence ATGACCACGCTCCCCATCGAGTACGACGACGAGCGGCACATCATCGAGGCCGACCAGGTGGGCGGTGCCGTCGACCCGGCCGACCGCCGGGCCACCTTCGCCGACGTCGTGTCGCGCACCGATGCCCGCCGGCCGATCGTTCCGGCTGCCCTCCGCAACCCGGACGCCCGCCGGGCGCTGGTCCGCTGGTCCGCCGGCTACGGCGGCCACACCGCCCTCTATCACCTGACCCGCTCGCCGAAGTACGCCGCCAAGGTCGCCGTCTACGCCCCGCGCGGTGCGTGGCGGGCCAGCGCCGCCGTGCTGTGGTGGGCGGTGGGCGGCCGGGAGAACTTCCAGCTGCGGCAGGAAGCGGCCAGCAAGAACGACCCGCACACCTGGCAGCAGCTCGACCGCCGGCGGGAGAAGGCATCCGGTGCCCGTTGGTGGGTGGTCGGCGCCGCCGTGGTGCTGCTCGCCGCGCTGCTGGTGGGCGTCGAGGTGGCCGGTATGCCGCCGGTCGGCTGGTGGGCCGCCGTCGTCGGCCTGGTCCTGCTCGCCGCGCACTACGGGCGGCCCGCTGACAAGCCGATCGTCGACCGGGTGACCACCAAGGCCGCGTTCACCAAGCTCACGGGCGAAATGGTCCGCAACGCCGTCGTCGCGCTGAGCATCGGCGTGAAGGAACCCGGGCAGATCACGTTCCCGCCGCCGGGCATCCACAAGGACGGGCCGGGCTGGCTGGCCCGCTTCAACCTGCCTGGCGCCATCGTCGCCACCACCGTGCTGGAGAAGCGCGACAACCTCGCGGCCGCGCTCCGGCTGCCCGTCGACCAGGTGTGGCCGGAGGTCGGCCCCGACCACCCCGGGCAGGTCGACCTGTGGGTGGGCTACCAGCCGTCGTCCAAGATGGGTCAGCCGCGGTGGGCGCTGGCCGGCGACACGGCGCGCACCAGCATCTTCGAGCCGCAGCCGTTCGGCACCGACGCCCGGCAGCGGCCCGTGTCCACGGTGCTGTTCGAGCGGAACGTCCTCATCGGCGGGCAGCCCGGCTCCGGCAAGTCCTACGCGGCCCGCACGCTAGCCACCATCGCCGCGCTCGACCCGACGTGCGAGCTCAAGATTGCCGAGTTCAAGGGCACGGGTGACTTCCTCGACATGGCGCCGCTGTGCAGCACGTACGCCTGCGGTGTCGACGATGAGGCCCTGTCGACCGGCCGCGACGTGATCGCGTGGGCGCTGGCCGAGTGCGAGCGCCGCGGCGAGCGCATCAAGCGAGCCCGGGAGCGCGGTGAGGCACCGCTCGGCAAGGTCACGCCAGAGCTGGCCGCCAAGCGCGGCAGTGGGCTGCACCCGGTGTTCATCCTGCTCGACGAGGTGCACGAGCTGTTCCTGGCCTACCCGGACGCCGCGGACATGGCCGAGCGGGTCGCCAAGCGGGGTCGGGCGCTGGGCATCATCCTCGTGCTGGCCACGCAGATCGCCGACCGGGACAGCGTGCCGCCGAACATCACCCGCTGCGTGGTCACCCGCTGGTGCCTGTCGGTGGGCGGCCAGGTCGAGAACGACATGATCCTCGGCACCGGGGCGTACAAGCGGGGCCTGACCGCCACCGTCTACCAGCCGGGCGTCGACGCCGGGTGGGGCGTCATCACCGGCAACGGCAAGGCCGGCTCGGTGCGGTCGTTCTTCCCCGACCCGAAGACAGCCGCGGCGATCGTGGCCCGCGCGGCGCAGCTGCGCGGCCAGGTCATCGGCGAGGACGTCGAGCGGGTCGAGGCCCGCGACATGCTCGCCGACGCTCGCGCGGTGCTGCGGCCCGGTGAGTCGGGTGTGCCGTGGGCGGTCCTCGCCGAGCGGCTCGCCGAGCTGGCGCCGGAGATGTACGCCGGGATCACCGCCGACATGGTGCGTGAGTCGCTGGCCCGGTACGGGGTCGACAGCCAGGACGTGAAGGTCGGCCGGAAGAACATCAAGGGCGCCCGGCGCACGTCGCTCGACGCCGCGCAGCAGCGCCGCGAGATCGAAGCCGAGTAG
- a CDS encoding ABC transporter permease, translated as MTAPTINGTRYPQPVDALLPAARKLVDELGEVPSRNRLMREYRIGAPKADELLTRLREEHLRRQLAEQFGYTPPDERPADKPTADPWDYAEPIGPDPAPVDDRAETLRHAMIVRGALLTPRTDPADTRPEDAPVPGPQPAPAAPVAEPVEQVTAPGHPGTPTVAQPGRRAVAWPVILLALPAFVAIWSGWVGLGGLTGFGVVHPLPGIADGVSLNTAITLPIGVETYGAYALYVWLSGRVPNRARTFAKWSAIASLAVGALGQVAYHLLVAAGVTSAPWWITTLVSCLPVAVLGMGAALAHLVREDVTK; from the coding sequence ATGACCGCGCCGACCATCAACGGCACCCGCTACCCGCAGCCGGTCGACGCGCTGCTGCCCGCGGCCCGCAAGCTCGTCGACGAGCTGGGCGAGGTTCCGTCGCGGAACCGCCTGATGCGTGAGTACCGCATCGGCGCCCCGAAGGCCGACGAGCTGCTGACCCGGCTGCGCGAGGAGCACTTGCGCCGCCAGCTCGCCGAGCAGTTCGGATACACGCCGCCCGACGAGCGCCCCGCCGACAAGCCGACGGCGGACCCGTGGGATTACGCCGAGCCGATCGGCCCCGACCCGGCCCCGGTCGACGACCGGGCGGAGACGCTGCGGCACGCAATGATCGTCCGGGGCGCGCTCCTGACACCCCGCACGGACCCGGCGGACACCCGCCCCGAGGACGCGCCCGTACCGGGTCCGCAGCCCGCCCCGGCGGCTCCCGTCGCCGAGCCGGTCGAGCAGGTCACGGCACCCGGTCACCCGGGTACGCCGACCGTCGCCCAGCCGGGACGGCGGGCGGTCGCCTGGCCGGTGATCCTGCTCGCGCTCCCGGCGTTCGTGGCCATCTGGTCCGGCTGGGTCGGACTCGGCGGACTCACCGGGTTCGGCGTCGTGCACCCGCTTCCCGGGATCGCCGACGGGGTGAGCCTGAACACCGCCATCACCCTGCCGATCGGGGTGGAGACGTACGGGGCGTACGCGCTGTACGTGTGGCTGTCCGGCCGGGTGCCGAACCGAGCCCGGACGTTCGCGAAGTGGTCTGCCATCGCCTCGCTGGCGGTGGGCGCGCTCGGCCAGGTGGCGTATCACCTGCTCGTGGCCGCGGGCGTCACGTCGGCCCCGTGGTGGATCACCACCCTTGTTTCCTGCCTGCCGGTGGCTGTGCTCGGCATGGGCGCCGCGCTGGCCCACCTCGTGCGAGAGGACGTGACCAAGTGA
- a CDS encoding DUF6907 domain-containing protein, with protein sequence MSIIASAPVPAANRLIDADTAPNLTAIRRTDTNAGRFPTNQQYTGHAAVVHLPSAEDVALVERAAAVNPTGVHQLADAIRTGCPPWCSKDHRGHISEVDGFSIGLVHERIVSELTALDPTTFDDPATATVYVESTTEAGESAVAELITAPRVVLTVAEGPEGDYAGGENTGGWSGTPEQARALAAALLAAADLVDGGAR encoded by the coding sequence ATGAGCATCATCGCATCCGCACCCGTCCCCGCGGCCAACCGCCTCATCGACGCCGACACCGCCCCCAACCTGACGGCGATCCGCCGGACGGACACCAACGCCGGGCGCTTCCCGACCAACCAGCAGTACACCGGCCACGCCGCCGTCGTGCACCTGCCGTCCGCCGAGGACGTCGCCCTGGTCGAGCGGGCCGCCGCCGTCAACCCGACCGGCGTGCACCAGCTGGCCGACGCGATCCGCACCGGCTGCCCGCCGTGGTGCTCCAAGGACCACCGCGGCCACATCAGCGAGGTCGACGGCTTCTCGATCGGCCTGGTCCACGAGCGCATCGTCAGCGAGCTGACCGCGCTCGACCCGACCACCTTCGACGACCCGGCGACCGCCACGGTGTACGTCGAGAGCACCACCGAGGCCGGTGAGAGCGCCGTCGCCGAGCTCATCACCGCGCCGCGGGTGGTTCTGACCGTCGCCGAGGGCCCGGAGGGGGACTACGCCGGCGGCGAGAACACCGGGGGCTGGTCGGGCACGCCGGAGCAGGCCCGCGCGCTGGCCGCCGCGCTGCTGGCCGCCGCCGACCTCGTGGACGGGGGTGCCCGGTGA